The Archocentrus centrarchus isolate MPI-CPG fArcCen1 chromosome 7, fArcCen1, whole genome shotgun sequence genome window below encodes:
- the nfatc2a gene encoding nuclear factor of activated T-cells, cytoplasmic 2 isoform X3 → MTSFYDEKDLVEELSRVSCPDEDLQFEYLFEYEPPCSDFAGGDQDDSSLVPPKVLSPESEQAFPLGETSPYGIKSCSPSYSEHTEVLSGYENQEARNYLDSTRSAALSPRIEITPSREHYNHGRDSLQNHHLNISPRPTLTVPGHENLAYREPQCLSPASSNSSTSWHSENYSPWASPCVSPSSAQNPGDLCPRLQNIHTGSPRTSPGTSPRTSLGEDGVGPRSPSPRPGSRSTSPQGKRTYDMYRNPGLIPGHRSRSPSPSSGHEDHNIGAHYTHSSLTDAMNGFGASQPSLVPTKIVKTSNQVYTLYPENHGDGNYMVSCEQDIKAKPAAEPFFVIPSIWPKPLVSGLCSIPVASLPPLEWPVPSRTDQYELHIEVQPKPHHRAHYETEGSRGAVKAPTGGHPVVQLHGYRGKEPLGLQIFIGTADERILKPHAFYQVHRITGKTVTTTSFEKIINGTKILEIPLEPKNNMKAIIDCAGILKLRNADIELRKGETDVGRKNTRVRLVFRVHIPQPGGQHVSLQVASHPIECSQRSAHELPMVEKQDMDSCSVLGGQQMILTGQNFSSDSKVIFMEKTQDGQQIWETEATVDKDKSQPSMLFVEVPPYRETSVCHPAKVNFYVINGKRKRSQPQHFTYTPLACKNAAQPLFAPSIKTEPIDEYEAEHMGFAMPQILSMSSHSYYHNPRGILHPDNGLVSGMASCQRLSSSLPNQDARFQQQSPAIVYSRGGKSLSGSPAMWQAGGMMPDPHRSVLVHTGSPAQSVGPINAGQHPSIIQFSPTNHHLIRAGDPQPLTGPQSDNQQIIYCDGYSPQAAATHSPTPTQVSVTHPQHYPTVIQQQKGRTPAGTGQVDASGDGQRRVTVKEENLDQAYLDDVNEIIRKDLTGVQTRGQT, encoded by the exons ATGACCTCCTTTTACGACGAAAAAGATTTGGTGGAAGAGCTCAGTCGAGTCAGCTGCCCTGACGAGGATTTACAGTTTGAGTACCTGTTTGAATATGAGCCGCCGTGCAGTGACTTTGCAGGGGGGGACCAAG ATGACTCCAGCCTTGTGCCCCCAAAAGTCCTCAGTCCTGAATCTGAGCAGGCTTTCCCCCTGGGGGAGACCTCTCCATACGGCATCAAGTCCTGCAGCCCCTCCTACAGTGAGCACACTGAGGTTCTCTCAGGATATGAGAACCAGGAGGCCAGAAACTACCTGGACAGTACTCGGTCTGCTGCCCTGAGCCCTCGAATTGAAATCACCCCCTCACGTGAGCACTACAATCATGGTCGGGACTCTCTGCAGAACCACCATCTGAACATTAGCCCCAGACCCACCCTTACTGTGCCAGGCCATGAAAACCTCGCCTACCGTGAGCCCCAGTGCCTGAGTCCTGCCAGCAGCAACTCCTCCACCAGCTGGCACTCAGAAAACTATTCCCCCTGGGCGTCGCCTTGCGTGTCCCCGAGCAGTGCACAGAACCCTGGAGACCTGTGCCCACGATTACAGAACATCCACACTGGCTCCCCACGCACCTCCCCGGGCACCTCTCCTCGCACCAGCCTAGGTGAGGACGGCGTAGGACCCCGCTCTCCTTCCCCAAGGCCTGGCTCTCGCTCCACCTCCCCGCAGGGAAAACGCACCTACGACATGTACAGAAATCCAGGATTAATCCCTGGGCACCGCTCCCGCAGTCCTTCCCCCAGTAGCGGCCACGAAGATCACAACATAGGCGCCCACTATACACATAGCAGCCTTACTGATGCCATGAATGGTTTTGGCGCCAGCCAGCCAAGCCTGGTGCCCACTAAAATAGTCAAGACATCCAACCAGGTTTACACTCTGTACCCAGAGAACCACGGAGATGGGAACTACATGGTGTCCTGTGAGCAGGACATAAAAGCCAAACCTGCTGCAGAGCCTTTCTTTGTTATTCCTTCAATCTGGCCCAAGCCTCTGGTTTCTGGCCTCTGCAG CATCCCTGTGGCTTCTCTGCCCCCACTGGAATGGCCTGTTCCTAGCCGCACCGACCAGTATGAGCTCCACATTGAGGTGCAGCCCAAACCACATCACAGAGCTCACTATGAAACAGAGGGAAGCAGGGGTGCAGTCAAAGCCCCCACGGGAGGACATCCTGTTGTGCAG TTACATGGCTACAGAGGCAAGGAGCCACTTGGCCTACAGATTTTCATCGGTACAGCTGACGAGCGCATCCTCAAGCCGCACGCCTTTTATCAAGTCCACCGCATCACTGGCAAAACAGTTACGACCACCAGCTTTGAGAAGATCATCAACGGCACTAAAATCCTGGAGATCCCACTAGAGCCTaagaacaacatgaaagcaat AATCGACTGCGCTGGGATCCTGAAGCTCAGGAACGCCGATATCGAGCTGAGGAAGGGCGAGACAGACGTCGGTCGGAAAAACACCCGAGTTCGACTTGTGTTTCGTGTGCACATACCTCAGCCTGGAGGACAGCATGTCTCTCTCCAGGTGGCCTCGCATCCCATCGAGTGCT CTCAGCGTTCAGCACACGAGCTTCCCATGGTGGAGAAGCAGGACATGGACAGCTGCTCTGTTCTGGGTGGCCAGCAGATGATCCTGACTGGGCAGAACTTCAGCTCCGATTCCAAGGTCATTTTTATGGAGAAAACACAGG ATGGGCAGCAAATCTGGGAAACAGAAGCAACGGTGGATAAAGACAAAAGCCAACCT AGCATGCTGTTTGTGGAGGTGCCGCCCTACCGTGAAACATCTGTCTGCCATCCTGCTAAAGTAAACTTCTACGTCATCAATGGCAAGAGAAAGCGCAGCCAGCCTCAGCATTTCACCTACACACCACTGGCATGTAAGAATGCTGCTCAGCCTCTTTTTG cTCCATCTATTAAGACAGAGCCCATAGATGAGTATGAAGCAGAGCACATGGGCTTTGCTATGCCTCAAATCTTGAGCATGTCCTCTCATTCCTACTACCATAACCCACGTGGCATCCTCCACCCAGACAACGGTCTGGTCTCTGGCATGGCTTCTTGCCAGCGCCTCAGTTCCAGCCTTCCAAACCAAGATGCACGTTTCCAGCAGCAGAGCCCAGCCATCGTGTACTCACGTGGGGGCAAGAGTCTGAGTGGCAGCCCTGCTATGTGGCAAGCTGGAGGGATGATGCCTGACCCCCACCGCTCGGTCCTGGTCCACACAGGCTCTCCAGCTCAGTCTGTAGGGCCCATCAATGCAGGTCAACACCCTTCTATCATCCAGTTCTCTCCCACCAACCACCACCTGATTCGAGCAGGAGACCCTCAACCCCTAACTGGGCCTCAGTCTGACAACCAGCAGATCATATACTGTGATGGCTATTCCCCACAGGCAGCTGCCACCCACTCACCCACACCTACCCAGGTATCAGTGACCCACCCGCAGCACTACCCCACCGTGATTCAGCAGCAGAAAGGCAGAACTCCAGCTGGGACGGGGCAGGTGGATGCTTCAGGAGATGGACAGAGACGGGTGACGGTCAAGGAAGAGAATTTGGACCAGGCCTACCTAGATGATG
- the nfatc2a gene encoding nuclear factor of activated T-cells, cytoplasmic 2 isoform X1 has translation MTSFYDEKDLVEELSRVSCPDEDLQFEYLFEYEPPCSDFAGGDQDDSSLVPPKVLSPESEQAFPLGETSPYGIKSCSPSYSEHTEVLSGYENQEARNYLDSTRSAALSPRIEITPSREHYNHGRDSLQNHHLNISPRPTLTVPGHENLAYREPQCLSPASSNSSTSWHSENYSPWASPCVSPSSAQNPGDLCPRLQNIHTGSPRTSPGTSPRTSLGEDGVGPRSPSPRPGSRSTSPQGKRTYDMYRNPGLIPGHRSRSPSPSSGHEDHNIGAHYTHSSLTDAMNGFGASQPSLVPTKIVKTSNQVYTLYPENHGDGNYMVSCEQDIKAKPAAEPFFVIPSIWPKPLVSGLCSIPVASLPPLEWPVPSRTDQYELHIEVQPKPHHRAHYETEGSRGAVKAPTGGHPVVQLHGYRGKEPLGLQIFIGTADERILKPHAFYQVHRITGKTVTTTSFEKIINGTKILEIPLEPKNNMKAIIDCAGILKLRNADIELRKGETDVGRKNTRVRLVFRVHIPQPGGQHVSLQVASHPIECSQRSAHELPMVEKQDMDSCSVLGGQQMILTGQNFSSDSKVIFMEKTQDGQQIWETEATVDKDKSQPSMLFVEVPPYRETSVCHPAKVNFYVINGKRKRSQPQHFTYTPLACKNAAQPLFAPSIKTEPIDEYEAEHMGFAMPQILSMSSHSYYHNPRGILHPDNGLVSGMASCQRLSSSLPNQDARFQQQSPAIVYSRGGKSLSGSPAMWQAGGMMPDPHRSVLVHTGSPAQSVGPINAGQHPSIIQFSPTNHHLIRAGDPQPLTGPQSDNQQIIYCDGYSPQAAATHSPTPTQVSVTHPQHYPTVIQQQKGRTPAGTGQVDASGDGQRRVTVKEENLDQAYLDDENDRQATELRPVNEIIRKDLTGVQTRGQT, from the exons ATGACCTCCTTTTACGACGAAAAAGATTTGGTGGAAGAGCTCAGTCGAGTCAGCTGCCCTGACGAGGATTTACAGTTTGAGTACCTGTTTGAATATGAGCCGCCGTGCAGTGACTTTGCAGGGGGGGACCAAG ATGACTCCAGCCTTGTGCCCCCAAAAGTCCTCAGTCCTGAATCTGAGCAGGCTTTCCCCCTGGGGGAGACCTCTCCATACGGCATCAAGTCCTGCAGCCCCTCCTACAGTGAGCACACTGAGGTTCTCTCAGGATATGAGAACCAGGAGGCCAGAAACTACCTGGACAGTACTCGGTCTGCTGCCCTGAGCCCTCGAATTGAAATCACCCCCTCACGTGAGCACTACAATCATGGTCGGGACTCTCTGCAGAACCACCATCTGAACATTAGCCCCAGACCCACCCTTACTGTGCCAGGCCATGAAAACCTCGCCTACCGTGAGCCCCAGTGCCTGAGTCCTGCCAGCAGCAACTCCTCCACCAGCTGGCACTCAGAAAACTATTCCCCCTGGGCGTCGCCTTGCGTGTCCCCGAGCAGTGCACAGAACCCTGGAGACCTGTGCCCACGATTACAGAACATCCACACTGGCTCCCCACGCACCTCCCCGGGCACCTCTCCTCGCACCAGCCTAGGTGAGGACGGCGTAGGACCCCGCTCTCCTTCCCCAAGGCCTGGCTCTCGCTCCACCTCCCCGCAGGGAAAACGCACCTACGACATGTACAGAAATCCAGGATTAATCCCTGGGCACCGCTCCCGCAGTCCTTCCCCCAGTAGCGGCCACGAAGATCACAACATAGGCGCCCACTATACACATAGCAGCCTTACTGATGCCATGAATGGTTTTGGCGCCAGCCAGCCAAGCCTGGTGCCCACTAAAATAGTCAAGACATCCAACCAGGTTTACACTCTGTACCCAGAGAACCACGGAGATGGGAACTACATGGTGTCCTGTGAGCAGGACATAAAAGCCAAACCTGCTGCAGAGCCTTTCTTTGTTATTCCTTCAATCTGGCCCAAGCCTCTGGTTTCTGGCCTCTGCAG CATCCCTGTGGCTTCTCTGCCCCCACTGGAATGGCCTGTTCCTAGCCGCACCGACCAGTATGAGCTCCACATTGAGGTGCAGCCCAAACCACATCACAGAGCTCACTATGAAACAGAGGGAAGCAGGGGTGCAGTCAAAGCCCCCACGGGAGGACATCCTGTTGTGCAG TTACATGGCTACAGAGGCAAGGAGCCACTTGGCCTACAGATTTTCATCGGTACAGCTGACGAGCGCATCCTCAAGCCGCACGCCTTTTATCAAGTCCACCGCATCACTGGCAAAACAGTTACGACCACCAGCTTTGAGAAGATCATCAACGGCACTAAAATCCTGGAGATCCCACTAGAGCCTaagaacaacatgaaagcaat AATCGACTGCGCTGGGATCCTGAAGCTCAGGAACGCCGATATCGAGCTGAGGAAGGGCGAGACAGACGTCGGTCGGAAAAACACCCGAGTTCGACTTGTGTTTCGTGTGCACATACCTCAGCCTGGAGGACAGCATGTCTCTCTCCAGGTGGCCTCGCATCCCATCGAGTGCT CTCAGCGTTCAGCACACGAGCTTCCCATGGTGGAGAAGCAGGACATGGACAGCTGCTCTGTTCTGGGTGGCCAGCAGATGATCCTGACTGGGCAGAACTTCAGCTCCGATTCCAAGGTCATTTTTATGGAGAAAACACAGG ATGGGCAGCAAATCTGGGAAACAGAAGCAACGGTGGATAAAGACAAAAGCCAACCT AGCATGCTGTTTGTGGAGGTGCCGCCCTACCGTGAAACATCTGTCTGCCATCCTGCTAAAGTAAACTTCTACGTCATCAATGGCAAGAGAAAGCGCAGCCAGCCTCAGCATTTCACCTACACACCACTGGCATGTAAGAATGCTGCTCAGCCTCTTTTTG cTCCATCTATTAAGACAGAGCCCATAGATGAGTATGAAGCAGAGCACATGGGCTTTGCTATGCCTCAAATCTTGAGCATGTCCTCTCATTCCTACTACCATAACCCACGTGGCATCCTCCACCCAGACAACGGTCTGGTCTCTGGCATGGCTTCTTGCCAGCGCCTCAGTTCCAGCCTTCCAAACCAAGATGCACGTTTCCAGCAGCAGAGCCCAGCCATCGTGTACTCACGTGGGGGCAAGAGTCTGAGTGGCAGCCCTGCTATGTGGCAAGCTGGAGGGATGATGCCTGACCCCCACCGCTCGGTCCTGGTCCACACAGGCTCTCCAGCTCAGTCTGTAGGGCCCATCAATGCAGGTCAACACCCTTCTATCATCCAGTTCTCTCCCACCAACCACCACCTGATTCGAGCAGGAGACCCTCAACCCCTAACTGGGCCTCAGTCTGACAACCAGCAGATCATATACTGTGATGGCTATTCCCCACAGGCAGCTGCCACCCACTCACCCACACCTACCCAGGTATCAGTGACCCACCCGCAGCACTACCCCACCGTGATTCAGCAGCAGAAAGGCAGAACTCCAGCTGGGACGGGGCAGGTGGATGCTTCAGGAGATGGACAGAGACGGGTGACGGTCAAGGAAGAGAATTTGGACCAGGCCTACCTAGATGATG
- the nfatc2a gene encoding nuclear factor of activated T-cells, cytoplasmic 2 isoform X2, with protein sequence MTSFYDEKDLVEELSRVSCPDEDLQFEYLFEYEPPCSDFAGGDQDDSSLVPPKVLSPESEQAFPLGETSPYGIKSCSPSYSEHTEVLSGYENQEARNYLDSTRSAALSPRIEITPSREHYNHGRDSLQNHHLNISPRPTLTVPGHENLAYREPQCLSPASSNSSTSWHSENYSPWASPCVSPSSAQNPGDLCPRLQNIHTGSPRTSPGTSPRTSLGEDGVGPRSPSPRPGSRSTSPQGKRTYDMYRNPGLIPGHRSRSPSPSSGHEDHNIGAHYTHSSLTDAMNGFGASQPSLVPTKIVKTSNQVYTLYPENHGDGNYMVSCEQDIKAKPAAEPFFVIPSIWPKPLVSGLCSIPVASLPPLEWPVPSRTDQYELHIEVQPKPHHRAHYETEGSRGAVKAPTGGHPVVQLHGYRGKEPLGLQIFIGTADERILKPHAFYQVHRITGKTVTTTSFEKIINGTKILEIPLEPKNNMKAIIDCAGILKLRNADIELRKGETDVGRKNTRVRLVFRVHIPQPGGQHVSLQVASHPIECSQRSAHELPMVEKQDMDSCSVLGGQQMILTGQNFSSDSKVIFMEKTQDGQQIWETEATVDKDKSQPSMLFVEVPPYRETSVCHPAKVNFYVINGKRKRSQPQHFTYTPLACKNAAQPLFAPSIKTEPIDEYEAEHMGFAMPQILSMSSHSYYHNPRGILHPDNGLVSGMASCQRLSSSLPNQDARFQQQSPAIVYSRGGKSLSGSPAMWQAGGMMPDPHRSVLVHTGSPAQSVGPINAGQHPSIIQFSPTNHHLIRAGDPQPLTGPQSDNQQIIYCDGYSPQAAATHSPTPTQVSVTHPQHYPTVIQQQKGRTPAGTGQVDASGDGQRRVTVKEENLDQAYLDDGELNEIIRKDLTGVQTRGQT encoded by the exons ATGACCTCCTTTTACGACGAAAAAGATTTGGTGGAAGAGCTCAGTCGAGTCAGCTGCCCTGACGAGGATTTACAGTTTGAGTACCTGTTTGAATATGAGCCGCCGTGCAGTGACTTTGCAGGGGGGGACCAAG ATGACTCCAGCCTTGTGCCCCCAAAAGTCCTCAGTCCTGAATCTGAGCAGGCTTTCCCCCTGGGGGAGACCTCTCCATACGGCATCAAGTCCTGCAGCCCCTCCTACAGTGAGCACACTGAGGTTCTCTCAGGATATGAGAACCAGGAGGCCAGAAACTACCTGGACAGTACTCGGTCTGCTGCCCTGAGCCCTCGAATTGAAATCACCCCCTCACGTGAGCACTACAATCATGGTCGGGACTCTCTGCAGAACCACCATCTGAACATTAGCCCCAGACCCACCCTTACTGTGCCAGGCCATGAAAACCTCGCCTACCGTGAGCCCCAGTGCCTGAGTCCTGCCAGCAGCAACTCCTCCACCAGCTGGCACTCAGAAAACTATTCCCCCTGGGCGTCGCCTTGCGTGTCCCCGAGCAGTGCACAGAACCCTGGAGACCTGTGCCCACGATTACAGAACATCCACACTGGCTCCCCACGCACCTCCCCGGGCACCTCTCCTCGCACCAGCCTAGGTGAGGACGGCGTAGGACCCCGCTCTCCTTCCCCAAGGCCTGGCTCTCGCTCCACCTCCCCGCAGGGAAAACGCACCTACGACATGTACAGAAATCCAGGATTAATCCCTGGGCACCGCTCCCGCAGTCCTTCCCCCAGTAGCGGCCACGAAGATCACAACATAGGCGCCCACTATACACATAGCAGCCTTACTGATGCCATGAATGGTTTTGGCGCCAGCCAGCCAAGCCTGGTGCCCACTAAAATAGTCAAGACATCCAACCAGGTTTACACTCTGTACCCAGAGAACCACGGAGATGGGAACTACATGGTGTCCTGTGAGCAGGACATAAAAGCCAAACCTGCTGCAGAGCCTTTCTTTGTTATTCCTTCAATCTGGCCCAAGCCTCTGGTTTCTGGCCTCTGCAG CATCCCTGTGGCTTCTCTGCCCCCACTGGAATGGCCTGTTCCTAGCCGCACCGACCAGTATGAGCTCCACATTGAGGTGCAGCCCAAACCACATCACAGAGCTCACTATGAAACAGAGGGAAGCAGGGGTGCAGTCAAAGCCCCCACGGGAGGACATCCTGTTGTGCAG TTACATGGCTACAGAGGCAAGGAGCCACTTGGCCTACAGATTTTCATCGGTACAGCTGACGAGCGCATCCTCAAGCCGCACGCCTTTTATCAAGTCCACCGCATCACTGGCAAAACAGTTACGACCACCAGCTTTGAGAAGATCATCAACGGCACTAAAATCCTGGAGATCCCACTAGAGCCTaagaacaacatgaaagcaat AATCGACTGCGCTGGGATCCTGAAGCTCAGGAACGCCGATATCGAGCTGAGGAAGGGCGAGACAGACGTCGGTCGGAAAAACACCCGAGTTCGACTTGTGTTTCGTGTGCACATACCTCAGCCTGGAGGACAGCATGTCTCTCTCCAGGTGGCCTCGCATCCCATCGAGTGCT CTCAGCGTTCAGCACACGAGCTTCCCATGGTGGAGAAGCAGGACATGGACAGCTGCTCTGTTCTGGGTGGCCAGCAGATGATCCTGACTGGGCAGAACTTCAGCTCCGATTCCAAGGTCATTTTTATGGAGAAAACACAGG ATGGGCAGCAAATCTGGGAAACAGAAGCAACGGTGGATAAAGACAAAAGCCAACCT AGCATGCTGTTTGTGGAGGTGCCGCCCTACCGTGAAACATCTGTCTGCCATCCTGCTAAAGTAAACTTCTACGTCATCAATGGCAAGAGAAAGCGCAGCCAGCCTCAGCATTTCACCTACACACCACTGGCATGTAAGAATGCTGCTCAGCCTCTTTTTG cTCCATCTATTAAGACAGAGCCCATAGATGAGTATGAAGCAGAGCACATGGGCTTTGCTATGCCTCAAATCTTGAGCATGTCCTCTCATTCCTACTACCATAACCCACGTGGCATCCTCCACCCAGACAACGGTCTGGTCTCTGGCATGGCTTCTTGCCAGCGCCTCAGTTCCAGCCTTCCAAACCAAGATGCACGTTTCCAGCAGCAGAGCCCAGCCATCGTGTACTCACGTGGGGGCAAGAGTCTGAGTGGCAGCCCTGCTATGTGGCAAGCTGGAGGGATGATGCCTGACCCCCACCGCTCGGTCCTGGTCCACACAGGCTCTCCAGCTCAGTCTGTAGGGCCCATCAATGCAGGTCAACACCCTTCTATCATCCAGTTCTCTCCCACCAACCACCACCTGATTCGAGCAGGAGACCCTCAACCCCTAACTGGGCCTCAGTCTGACAACCAGCAGATCATATACTGTGATGGCTATTCCCCACAGGCAGCTGCCACCCACTCACCCACACCTACCCAGGTATCAGTGACCCACCCGCAGCACTACCCCACCGTGATTCAGCAGCAGAAAGGCAGAACTCCAGCTGGGACGGGGCAGGTGGATGCTTCAGGAGATGGACAGAGACGGGTGACGGTCAAGGAAGAGAATTTGGACCAGGCCTACCTAGATGATGGTGAGT
- the nfatc2a gene encoding nuclear factor of activated T-cells, cytoplasmic 2 isoform X4, with product MTSFYDEKDLVEELSRVSCPDEDLQFEYLFEYEPPCSDFAGGDQDDSSLVPPKVLSPESEQAFPLGETSPYGIKSCSPSYSEHTEVLSGYENQEARNYLDSTRSAALSPRIEITPSREHYNHGRDSLQNHHLNISPRPTLTVPGHENLAYREPQCLSPASSNSSTSWHSENYSPWASPCVSPSSAQNPGDLCPRLQNIHTGSPRTSPGTSPRTSLGEDGVGPRSPSPRPGSRSTSPQGKRTYDMYRNPGLIPGHRSRSPSPSSGHEDHNIGAHYTHSSLTDAMNGFGASQPSLVPTKIVKTSNQVYTLYPENHGDGNYMVSCEQDIKAKPAAEPFFVIPSIWPKPLVSGLCSIPVASLPPLEWPVPSRTDQYELHIEVQPKPHHRAHYETEGSRGAVKAPTGGHPVVQLHGYRGKEPLGLQIFIGTADERILKPHAFYQVHRITGKTVTTTSFEKIINGTKILEIPLEPKNNMKAIIDCAGILKLRNADIELRKGETDVGRKNTRVRLVFRVHIPQPGGQHVSLQVASHPIECSQRSAHELPMVEKQDMDSCSVLGGQQMILTGQNFSSDSKVIFMEKTQDGQQIWETEATVDKDKSQPSMLFVEVPPYRETSVCHPAKVNFYVINGKRKRSQPQHFTYTPLASPSIKTEPIDEYEAEHMGFAMPQILSMSSHSYYHNPRGILHPDNGLVSGMASCQRLSSSLPNQDARFQQQSPAIVYSRGGKSLSGSPAMWQAGGMMPDPHRSVLVHTGSPAQSVGPINAGQHPSIIQFSPTNHHLIRAGDPQPLTGPQSDNQQIIYCDGYSPQAAATHSPTPTQVSVTHPQHYPTVIQQQKGRTPAGTGQVDASGDGQRRVTVKEENLDQAYLDDGELNEIIRKDLTGVQTRGQT from the exons ATGACCTCCTTTTACGACGAAAAAGATTTGGTGGAAGAGCTCAGTCGAGTCAGCTGCCCTGACGAGGATTTACAGTTTGAGTACCTGTTTGAATATGAGCCGCCGTGCAGTGACTTTGCAGGGGGGGACCAAG ATGACTCCAGCCTTGTGCCCCCAAAAGTCCTCAGTCCTGAATCTGAGCAGGCTTTCCCCCTGGGGGAGACCTCTCCATACGGCATCAAGTCCTGCAGCCCCTCCTACAGTGAGCACACTGAGGTTCTCTCAGGATATGAGAACCAGGAGGCCAGAAACTACCTGGACAGTACTCGGTCTGCTGCCCTGAGCCCTCGAATTGAAATCACCCCCTCACGTGAGCACTACAATCATGGTCGGGACTCTCTGCAGAACCACCATCTGAACATTAGCCCCAGACCCACCCTTACTGTGCCAGGCCATGAAAACCTCGCCTACCGTGAGCCCCAGTGCCTGAGTCCTGCCAGCAGCAACTCCTCCACCAGCTGGCACTCAGAAAACTATTCCCCCTGGGCGTCGCCTTGCGTGTCCCCGAGCAGTGCACAGAACCCTGGAGACCTGTGCCCACGATTACAGAACATCCACACTGGCTCCCCACGCACCTCCCCGGGCACCTCTCCTCGCACCAGCCTAGGTGAGGACGGCGTAGGACCCCGCTCTCCTTCCCCAAGGCCTGGCTCTCGCTCCACCTCCCCGCAGGGAAAACGCACCTACGACATGTACAGAAATCCAGGATTAATCCCTGGGCACCGCTCCCGCAGTCCTTCCCCCAGTAGCGGCCACGAAGATCACAACATAGGCGCCCACTATACACATAGCAGCCTTACTGATGCCATGAATGGTTTTGGCGCCAGCCAGCCAAGCCTGGTGCCCACTAAAATAGTCAAGACATCCAACCAGGTTTACACTCTGTACCCAGAGAACCACGGAGATGGGAACTACATGGTGTCCTGTGAGCAGGACATAAAAGCCAAACCTGCTGCAGAGCCTTTCTTTGTTATTCCTTCAATCTGGCCCAAGCCTCTGGTTTCTGGCCTCTGCAG CATCCCTGTGGCTTCTCTGCCCCCACTGGAATGGCCTGTTCCTAGCCGCACCGACCAGTATGAGCTCCACATTGAGGTGCAGCCCAAACCACATCACAGAGCTCACTATGAAACAGAGGGAAGCAGGGGTGCAGTCAAAGCCCCCACGGGAGGACATCCTGTTGTGCAG TTACATGGCTACAGAGGCAAGGAGCCACTTGGCCTACAGATTTTCATCGGTACAGCTGACGAGCGCATCCTCAAGCCGCACGCCTTTTATCAAGTCCACCGCATCACTGGCAAAACAGTTACGACCACCAGCTTTGAGAAGATCATCAACGGCACTAAAATCCTGGAGATCCCACTAGAGCCTaagaacaacatgaaagcaat AATCGACTGCGCTGGGATCCTGAAGCTCAGGAACGCCGATATCGAGCTGAGGAAGGGCGAGACAGACGTCGGTCGGAAAAACACCCGAGTTCGACTTGTGTTTCGTGTGCACATACCTCAGCCTGGAGGACAGCATGTCTCTCTCCAGGTGGCCTCGCATCCCATCGAGTGCT CTCAGCGTTCAGCACACGAGCTTCCCATGGTGGAGAAGCAGGACATGGACAGCTGCTCTGTTCTGGGTGGCCAGCAGATGATCCTGACTGGGCAGAACTTCAGCTCCGATTCCAAGGTCATTTTTATGGAGAAAACACAGG ATGGGCAGCAAATCTGGGAAACAGAAGCAACGGTGGATAAAGACAAAAGCCAACCT AGCATGCTGTTTGTGGAGGTGCCGCCCTACCGTGAAACATCTGTCTGCCATCCTGCTAAAGTAAACTTCTACGTCATCAATGGCAAGAGAAAGCGCAGCCAGCCTCAGCATTTCACCTACACACCACTGGCAT cTCCATCTATTAAGACAGAGCCCATAGATGAGTATGAAGCAGAGCACATGGGCTTTGCTATGCCTCAAATCTTGAGCATGTCCTCTCATTCCTACTACCATAACCCACGTGGCATCCTCCACCCAGACAACGGTCTGGTCTCTGGCATGGCTTCTTGCCAGCGCCTCAGTTCCAGCCTTCCAAACCAAGATGCACGTTTCCAGCAGCAGAGCCCAGCCATCGTGTACTCACGTGGGGGCAAGAGTCTGAGTGGCAGCCCTGCTATGTGGCAAGCTGGAGGGATGATGCCTGACCCCCACCGCTCGGTCCTGGTCCACACAGGCTCTCCAGCTCAGTCTGTAGGGCCCATCAATGCAGGTCAACACCCTTCTATCATCCAGTTCTCTCCCACCAACCACCACCTGATTCGAGCAGGAGACCCTCAACCCCTAACTGGGCCTCAGTCTGACAACCAGCAGATCATATACTGTGATGGCTATTCCCCACAGGCAGCTGCCACCCACTCACCCACACCTACCCAGGTATCAGTGACCCACCCGCAGCACTACCCCACCGTGATTCAGCAGCAGAAAGGCAGAACTCCAGCTGGGACGGGGCAGGTGGATGCTTCAGGAGATGGACAGAGACGGGTGACGGTCAAGGAAGAGAATTTGGACCAGGCCTACCTAGATGATGGTGAGT